A portion of the Drosophila sechellia strain sech25 chromosome 2R, ASM438219v1, whole genome shotgun sequence genome contains these proteins:
- the LOC116800569 gene encoding uncharacterized protein LOC116800569 isoform X4 yields MLRWLEIGVLSAILSLGQGHFLSGSFNLTLYRHMPVLYQLDDYDLCLDNKAGTYCLVYVEILPNASSALWHQIDQVSQDSKHRFRHDRVFRGVCLENCKPSINNISEFEKEEILDKELISYYDKVHRRDETNSDRDLFYKDLVKGCLNHKFSEKFSLRTRSLIEYCVSASDKDLKLDLLDLTFYGILVVILFITLCSSFLDYRLRKMSSQKSEGFYREPLKDRIDFGLPPGQRLLTSFSVVRNYHRLVEPYYSDFSRDVSFFDGFRVIGVFAVILGHTLMVFMTVPIENPEFYEQFLFRFETSIFQNGSLVIQIFFVMSGFLLYVNFTKRQQIQPKTGTLECIAVYFRVFSYRYFRLLPSLLALILFNGTLLVRLQNGPFWRHLTEAERVFCRSNWWKNVFFVTNHMLEDSCSHQTWYLGADMQLFELFLIASQADKGNLHNTFSTCHCSTCYTDLRFRAGWYLPYSSGVGFYKL; encoded by the exons ATGCTCCGCTGGTTGGAAATAGGTGTTCTTTCAGCCATATTGTCTCTGGGACAAGGACACTTTTTATCTGGATCGTTTAATT TAACTCTCTACAGACACATGCCTGTCCTGTACCAACTTGATGACTACGATCTATGTCTGGATAATAAAGCTGGCACTTACTGTTTGGTGTACGTCGAGATTTTACCCAATGCTAGCTCTGCTCTGTGGCACCAAATCGACCAAGTTTCACAGGACTCAAAGCACCGCTTTCGTCATGATCGCGTCTTTAGGGGCGTGTGTCTGGAGAACTGCAAGCCAAGTATCAATAACATATCCGAATTCGAGAAAGAAGAAATCCTGGATAAGGAACTTATATCCTACTACGACAAGGTACACCGTCGGGATGAAACGAATTCAGATAGGGATCTCTTTTATAAAGATCTTGTGAAAGGCTGTCTAAACCATAAGTTCAGTGAGAAGTTTTCACTCAGGACTCGCAGCCTTATCGAGTATTGTGTCTCTGCCTCGGATAAGGACTTGAAGCTGG ATTTGCTTGACTTGACGTTTTATGGTATTCTGGTAGTTATATTGTTTATAACTTTGTGTTCGTCTTTCCTCGACTATCGACTGAGAAAGATGAGCTCGCAAAAATCAGAAGGTTTTTATCGAGAGCCACTAAAGGATCGAA TTGATTTCGGTTTGCCTCCAGGACAGCGACTCCTTACATCCTTCTCAGTGGTACGAAATTATCATCGATTGGTTGAGCCCTATTACTCAGATTTCTCGCGTGATGTGAGCTTTTTCGACGGGTTTCGGGTGATTGGCGTATTTGCAGTGATCTTAGGCCATACGCTCATGGTCTTTATGACTGTTCCAATAGAAAATCCGGAGTTCTACGAACAGTTCCTTTTCCGGTTCGAGACATCAATATTCCAGAACGGTAGCCTGGTCATCCAGATATTTTTTGTTATGAGCGGCTTCCTTCTATACGTAAACTTCACAAAACGCCAACAGATTCAACCCAAGACTGGCACGCTTGAGTGCATTGCTGTGTACTTTCGTGTATTTTCCTACAGATACTTTAGACTCCTGCCATCGCTACTCGCTCTCATCCTGTTCAATGGAACACTGTTGGTGCGTCTTCAAAACGGCCCCTTTTGGCGACATCTTACGGAGGCCGAGCGGGTCTTCTGTCGCTCCAACTGGTGGAAGAACGTGTTTTTCGTGACCAACCACATGCTGGAAGACAGT TGCTCCCATCAGACCTGGTACCTAGGTGCAGACATGCAGCTATTCGAGCTCTTCCTAATA GCATCCCAAGCTGACAAGGGCAATCTACACAACACTTTTAGCACTTGCCATTGCAGTACCTGCTATACTGACCTACGTTTTCGAGCTGGATGGTATCTACCATATTCGTCCGGAGTaggtttttataaattatga
- the LOC6607904 gene encoding antichymotrypsin-2 — translation MLIVLPKTKTGLPALEEKLRLTTLSQITQALYETKVALKLPRFKAEFQVELSEVFQKLGMSRMFSDQAEFGKMLQSPEPLKVSAIIHKAFIEVNEEGTEAAAATGMAVRRKRAIMSLEEPIEFLADHPFTYVLVHQKDLPLFWGSVVRLEENTSASSEHDEL, via the exons ATGCTGATCGTTCTGCCCAAAACCAAGACGGGTCTGCCCGCCCTGGAGGAGAAGTTGCGCCTCACGACCCTCTCGCAGATCACGCAGGCGTTGTACGAAACAAAGGTGGCGCTCAAATTGCCCAGGTTCAAGGCAGAGTTCCAAGTGGAGTTGTCTGAGGTTTTCCAGAAG CTGGGCATGTCAAGGATGTTCTCCGATCAGGCTGAATTCGGAAAAATGCTACAAAGTCCGGAGCCATTGAAAGTGTCAGCCATCATACACAAGGCCTTCATAGAAGTCAACGAGGAGGGAACGGAGGCTGCTGCCGCCACGG GCATGGCGGTGCGTAGGAAGCGCGCTATTATGTCGCTTGAGGAACCAATTGAGTTCCTTGCCGACCATCCTTTCACCTATGTCCTTGTGCATCAGAAGGATCTGCCATTGTTTTGGGGCTCAGTTGTGCGGCTCGAGGAAAATACCTCCGCCTCCAGCGAGCATGATGAGCTGTAA
- the LOC116800569 gene encoding uncharacterized protein LOC116800569 isoform X1: MLRWLEIGVLSAILSLGQGHFLSGSFNLTLYRHMPVLYQLDDYDLCLDNKAGTYCLVYVEILPNASSALWHQIDQVSQDSKHRFRHDRVFRGVCLENCKPSINNISEFEKEEILDKELISYYDKVHRRDETNSDRDLFYKDLVKGCLNHKFSEKFSLRTRSLIEYCVSASDKDLKLDLLDLTFYGILVVILFITLCSSFLDYRLRKMSSQKSEGFYREPLKDRIDFGLPPGQRLLTSFSVVRNYHRLVEPYYSDFSRDVSFFDGFRVIGVFAVILGHTLMVFMTVPIENPEFYEQFLFRFETSIFQNGSLVIQIFFVMSGFLLYVNFTKRQQIQPKTGTLECIAVYFRVFSYRYFRLLPSLLALILFNGTLLVRLQNGPFWRHLTEAERVFCRSNWWKNVFFVTNHMLEDSCSHQTWYLGADMQLFELFLIVIIITKKHPKLTRAIYTTLLALAIAVPAILTYVFELDGIYHIRPETYRYLYFRHSDTFYQMYPPFYTNLGGYLFGFLCGHFYLRQRSGKVQLLGHLKYDLAMWLICRR, encoded by the exons ATGCTCCGCTGGTTGGAAATAGGTGTTCTTTCAGCCATATTGTCTCTGGGACAAGGACACTTTTTATCTGGATCGTTTAATT TAACTCTCTACAGACACATGCCTGTCCTGTACCAACTTGATGACTACGATCTATGTCTGGATAATAAAGCTGGCACTTACTGTTTGGTGTACGTCGAGATTTTACCCAATGCTAGCTCTGCTCTGTGGCACCAAATCGACCAAGTTTCACAGGACTCAAAGCACCGCTTTCGTCATGATCGCGTCTTTAGGGGCGTGTGTCTGGAGAACTGCAAGCCAAGTATCAATAACATATCCGAATTCGAGAAAGAAGAAATCCTGGATAAGGAACTTATATCCTACTACGACAAGGTACACCGTCGGGATGAAACGAATTCAGATAGGGATCTCTTTTATAAAGATCTTGTGAAAGGCTGTCTAAACCATAAGTTCAGTGAGAAGTTTTCACTCAGGACTCGCAGCCTTATCGAGTATTGTGTCTCTGCCTCGGATAAGGACTTGAAGCTGG ATTTGCTTGACTTGACGTTTTATGGTATTCTGGTAGTTATATTGTTTATAACTTTGTGTTCGTCTTTCCTCGACTATCGACTGAGAAAGATGAGCTCGCAAAAATCAGAAGGTTTTTATCGAGAGCCACTAAAGGATCGAA TTGATTTCGGTTTGCCTCCAGGACAGCGACTCCTTACATCCTTCTCAGTGGTACGAAATTATCATCGATTGGTTGAGCCCTATTACTCAGATTTCTCGCGTGATGTGAGCTTTTTCGACGGGTTTCGGGTGATTGGCGTATTTGCAGTGATCTTAGGCCATACGCTCATGGTCTTTATGACTGTTCCAATAGAAAATCCGGAGTTCTACGAACAGTTCCTTTTCCGGTTCGAGACATCAATATTCCAGAACGGTAGCCTGGTCATCCAGATATTTTTTGTTATGAGCGGCTTCCTTCTATACGTAAACTTCACAAAACGCCAACAGATTCAACCCAAGACTGGCACGCTTGAGTGCATTGCTGTGTACTTTCGTGTATTTTCCTACAGATACTTTAGACTCCTGCCATCGCTACTCGCTCTCATCCTGTTCAATGGAACACTGTTGGTGCGTCTTCAAAACGGCCCCTTTTGGCGACATCTTACGGAGGCCGAGCGGGTCTTCTGTCGCTCCAACTGGTGGAAGAACGTGTTTTTCGTGACCAACCACATGCTGGAAGACAGT TGCTCCCATCAGACCTGGTACCTAGGTGCAGACATGCAGCTATTCGAGCTCTTCCTAATAGTAATTATTATAACCAAGAA GCATCCCAAGCTGACAAGGGCAATCTACACAACACTTTTAGCACTTGCCATTGCAGTACCTGCTATACTGACCTACGTTTTCGAGCTGGATGGTATCTACCATATTCGTCCGGA AACATATCGCTACTTGTACTTCCGACACTCCGACACATTTTACCAAATGTATCCGCCCTTTTACACAAATTTGGGAGGCTACCTGTTTGGTTTTCTGTGCGGTCATTTTTACCTTAGGCAGCGTTCTGGAAAAGTTCAACTCCTGGGTCACCTTAAGTACGATCTGGCCATGTGGCTGATCTGCCGGCGCTAG
- the LOC116800569 gene encoding uncharacterized protein LOC116800569 isoform X2: MLRWLEIGVLSAILSLGQGHFLSGSFNLTLYRHMPVLYQLDDYDLCLDNKAGTYCLVYVEILPNASSALWHQIDQVSQDSKHRFRHDRVFRGVCLENCKPSINNISEFEKEEILDKELISYYDKVHRRDETNSDRDLFYKDLVKGCLNHKFSEKFSLRTRSLIEYCVSASDKDLKLDLLDLTFYGILVVILFITLCSSFLDYRLRKMSSQKSEGFYREPLKDRRQRLLTSFSVVRNYHRLVEPYYSDFSRDVSFFDGFRVIGVFAVILGHTLMVFMTVPIENPEFYEQFLFRFETSIFQNGSLVIQIFFVMSGFLLYVNFTKRQQIQPKTGTLECIAVYFRVFSYRYFRLLPSLLALILFNGTLLVRLQNGPFWRHLTEAERVFCRSNWWKNVFFVTNHMLEDSCSHQTWYLGADMQLFELFLIVIIITKKHPKLTRAIYTTLLALAIAVPAILTYVFELDGIYHIRPETYRYLYFRHSDTFYQMYPPFYTNLGGYLFGFLCGHFYLRQRSGKVQLLGHLKYDLAMWLICRR, translated from the exons ATGCTCCGCTGGTTGGAAATAGGTGTTCTTTCAGCCATATTGTCTCTGGGACAAGGACACTTTTTATCTGGATCGTTTAATT TAACTCTCTACAGACACATGCCTGTCCTGTACCAACTTGATGACTACGATCTATGTCTGGATAATAAAGCTGGCACTTACTGTTTGGTGTACGTCGAGATTTTACCCAATGCTAGCTCTGCTCTGTGGCACCAAATCGACCAAGTTTCACAGGACTCAAAGCACCGCTTTCGTCATGATCGCGTCTTTAGGGGCGTGTGTCTGGAGAACTGCAAGCCAAGTATCAATAACATATCCGAATTCGAGAAAGAAGAAATCCTGGATAAGGAACTTATATCCTACTACGACAAGGTACACCGTCGGGATGAAACGAATTCAGATAGGGATCTCTTTTATAAAGATCTTGTGAAAGGCTGTCTAAACCATAAGTTCAGTGAGAAGTTTTCACTCAGGACTCGCAGCCTTATCGAGTATTGTGTCTCTGCCTCGGATAAGGACTTGAAGCTGG ATTTGCTTGACTTGACGTTTTATGGTATTCTGGTAGTTATATTGTTTATAACTTTGTGTTCGTCTTTCCTCGACTATCGACTGAGAAAGATGAGCTCGCAAAAATCAGAAGGTTTTTATCGAGAGCCACTAAAGGATCGAA GACAGCGACTCCTTACATCCTTCTCAGTGGTACGAAATTATCATCGATTGGTTGAGCCCTATTACTCAGATTTCTCGCGTGATGTGAGCTTTTTCGACGGGTTTCGGGTGATTGGCGTATTTGCAGTGATCTTAGGCCATACGCTCATGGTCTTTATGACTGTTCCAATAGAAAATCCGGAGTTCTACGAACAGTTCCTTTTCCGGTTCGAGACATCAATATTCCAGAACGGTAGCCTGGTCATCCAGATATTTTTTGTTATGAGCGGCTTCCTTCTATACGTAAACTTCACAAAACGCCAACAGATTCAACCCAAGACTGGCACGCTTGAGTGCATTGCTGTGTACTTTCGTGTATTTTCCTACAGATACTTTAGACTCCTGCCATCGCTACTCGCTCTCATCCTGTTCAATGGAACACTGTTGGTGCGTCTTCAAAACGGCCCCTTTTGGCGACATCTTACGGAGGCCGAGCGGGTCTTCTGTCGCTCCAACTGGTGGAAGAACGTGTTTTTCGTGACCAACCACATGCTGGAAGACAGT TGCTCCCATCAGACCTGGTACCTAGGTGCAGACATGCAGCTATTCGAGCTCTTCCTAATAGTAATTATTATAACCAAGAA GCATCCCAAGCTGACAAGGGCAATCTACACAACACTTTTAGCACTTGCCATTGCAGTACCTGCTATACTGACCTACGTTTTCGAGCTGGATGGTATCTACCATATTCGTCCGGA AACATATCGCTACTTGTACTTCCGACACTCCGACACATTTTACCAAATGTATCCGCCCTTTTACACAAATTTGGGAGGCTACCTGTTTGGTTTTCTGTGCGGTCATTTTTACCTTAGGCAGCGTTCTGGAAAAGTTCAACTCCTGGGTCACCTTAAGTACGATCTGGCCATGTGGCTGATCTGCCGGCGCTAG
- the LOC116800569 gene encoding nose resistant to fluoxetine protein 6-like isoform X5 — MSSQKSEGFYREPLKDRIDFGLPPGQRLLTSFSVVRNYHRLVEPYYSDFSRDVSFFDGFRVIGVFAVILGHTLMVFMTVPIENPEFYEQFLFRFETSIFQNGSLVIQIFFVMSGFLLYVNFTKRQQIQPKTGTLECIAVYFRVFSYRYFRLLPSLLALILFNGTLLVRLQNGPFWRHLTEAERVFCRSNWWKNVFFVTNHMLEDSCSHQTWYLGADMQLFELFLIVIIITKKHPKLTRAIYTTLLALAIAVPAILTYVFELDGIYHIRPETYRYLYFRHSDTFYQMYPPFYTNLGGYLFGFLCGHFYLRQRSGKVQLLGHLKYDLAMWLICRR; from the exons ATGAGCTCGCAAAAATCAGAAGGTTTTTATCGAGAGCCACTAAAGGATCGAA TTGATTTCGGTTTGCCTCCAGGACAGCGACTCCTTACATCCTTCTCAGTGGTACGAAATTATCATCGATTGGTTGAGCCCTATTACTCAGATTTCTCGCGTGATGTGAGCTTTTTCGACGGGTTTCGGGTGATTGGCGTATTTGCAGTGATCTTAGGCCATACGCTCATGGTCTTTATGACTGTTCCAATAGAAAATCCGGAGTTCTACGAACAGTTCCTTTTCCGGTTCGAGACATCAATATTCCAGAACGGTAGCCTGGTCATCCAGATATTTTTTGTTATGAGCGGCTTCCTTCTATACGTAAACTTCACAAAACGCCAACAGATTCAACCCAAGACTGGCACGCTTGAGTGCATTGCTGTGTACTTTCGTGTATTTTCCTACAGATACTTTAGACTCCTGCCATCGCTACTCGCTCTCATCCTGTTCAATGGAACACTGTTGGTGCGTCTTCAAAACGGCCCCTTTTGGCGACATCTTACGGAGGCCGAGCGGGTCTTCTGTCGCTCCAACTGGTGGAAGAACGTGTTTTTCGTGACCAACCACATGCTGGAAGACAGT TGCTCCCATCAGACCTGGTACCTAGGTGCAGACATGCAGCTATTCGAGCTCTTCCTAATAGTAATTATTATAACCAAGAA GCATCCCAAGCTGACAAGGGCAATCTACACAACACTTTTAGCACTTGCCATTGCAGTACCTGCTATACTGACCTACGTTTTCGAGCTGGATGGTATCTACCATATTCGTCCGGA AACATATCGCTACTTGTACTTCCGACACTCCGACACATTTTACCAAATGTATCCGCCCTTTTACACAAATTTGGGAGGCTACCTGTTTGGTTTTCTGTGCGGTCATTTTTACCTTAGGCAGCGTTCTGGAAAAGTTCAACTCCTGGGTCACCTTAAGTACGATCTGGCCATGTGGCTGATCTGCCGGCGCTAG